A genomic region of Venturia canescens isolate UGA chromosome 9, ASM1945775v1, whole genome shotgun sequence contains the following coding sequences:
- the shn gene encoding uncharacterized protein shn isoform X2, with protein sequence MNEIQTVAMTDPQLTNNNNNNNNNNNNNNNNDGEPKYLHKKFKKMATSEASAPSVVEAKKDTTNSENTTTGASSDMSRKRDLPKEVAKESSRTTELGSPESESEPTESRKTGYVCPYCKLSCAKPSVLQKHIRAHTNERPYPCVPCGFAFKTKSNLYKHCRSRAHALKMEGGDPSKVSEDSDISLSDSASNGTGTPPPPPQATTTTTTTTTTTTSTSTAMTTTSTSQGSSVASVKTVKTGKIYKPKFHTGLQSVSSGETTTEISMTSGSSNGSTSSSAGGAAGSGTKPNAEKLQEHIDKIITDNQAIVEAIDPRLHKLMQRQQSLVETKNLNNNNNNEQPLNLSSIEESSTTRKRCYSDSFAQEKRDVTKTNPEGSIIKDLLLKSRGASAEENPLAENENLVCSSCKIAYTSADNLEAHRRYYCKGSSSSPSPRRADFQLDLDKREDYESPRSCDYYGAIQPLPSPGPLLGNTRLVDAYPTPAKKQRPESVPTSLRSLEELSKYPRPNSLQMFGGEVRILDNSGETKTMRIEPRQTGSPSNEHLVNNNKCVTSETSSIVVRSGLHSGGTMLHKPPNTPVTNSTPNSSISLPNTPKILAPIIPNISTPNLAPTMSCYNYLEPHLNPLTNITAYNPLTLPQAGIASILHAGKVIPYVPGMPGPHSLNPNSNNNLDISTDLTSLETSSSTTTYKVIPGLPGLHVISQPLDLASPVRVQTPNIPGIPGPTSNGPHTLAIPLDLASSPAKENKTNSKNSTDNSRSTLLTSPKIITPKTPTSNNDFSNVNDKWRLSRTCSTPTTNEFSNKNSNELDRHIKNNLSQKYTSLHDNPRERKEFTFDKNSKIVEPSSFNFSNGADSNSRSSPNSHTKRFSPKGTGSETRKRSSTWSIAELETPKFEASPSPTSSYSAQDHERSRIDPMSETKSTVLEHYTNSNGMKPRLDSSSQVIVTSVETHKTTYFPGKNTGDLTIKLDRPEIKVNGNDLASKIERPEIKADEDTAPEETSTKFLRPTSLPLKPGTFTPKRHHGITPTANTLPLISPETPRPKKSYGQLYLNGHAYTYLGLKCSTRVFYCTVNRPQPMYVTQQHGLSMYSNWKICKETPPDLDMAHYDSRHRPPNYTVAWKKQDDILTHSSYRPTTPTSPDSGLESDTQEKTRRVKIFDGGFESNEDYTYVRGRGRGRYVCEECGIRCKKPSMLKKHIRTHTDVRPYTCKHCSFSFKTKGNLTKHMKSKAHYKKCVELGVTPVPTSVCDENIDKEAIARLVAGGGNADDTSDEDEESDVEESDESGSEEQEAAQSLLSLSQRSSNRIPGLLPSGRPTTYPYAMSLACVTTSSSSLTCLSGGTMATTASTTTMNVITTTTTSATTMIQSGELSNRYYFPSTRSSTVEERRDSVIRSSKSGEDSDVEIEETAEPETRISAQPMDLTTSKTPSQIIGNPRPLTNDILTPVSEPVLMQTIVQTMERLPLQSTREWKPDADGQMLQAYLTERHVMDSKMKQQYRVGNTKMDKHNQPDNYGKNVDFVNSRNTDSSSTPTVTYTNPSRLHQNSLETRMMKNISKQHTTEDIKMEIREKIYQHNGVAIERRPFDIESLHIDKDNRHENNDPRVFNPAATRANEHHPIMTKNNLERSSFQMEPGRTTPSCPDRQSPRNFNSDVNNRIFSVSQPPKNEIDRDSIFKSINEIERPRDSAIKNYREIRSHESPTEVRILSSPGSRCHENGNSRPPSREMRNSAQDYRAQTCFHDFASRSSSQEFKLPPQELRPPSREFKSPLSDSRTAELNNVVVEQSRRPSINDVRSPSRDQRNDHHRNPHDIPRNNFDSQANSQHETNKFHDLSRIQASIETRNSELAEMKRHEMERTKQSISESVKHTVARKMVVGGPGFRSPSPPGGSNKPQAEFLQPSAGPAPNYVSVTEDGRSVCGICNKVFSKPSQLRLHINIHYFERPFRCESCAVSFRTKGHLTKHERSVSHHNKVSMTSTFGAATTSNPRPFKCTDCKIAFRIHGHLAKHLRSKMHIMKLECLGKLPFGTYAEMERSGVNLNDIDTTDCDNSLTSLQILAQKLYEKDPSKMGQWDAEMLPHQGASGGETSSDEGEPIPGHNLHQYGPQQMNNQEIENSRAYHMPMLVGDDQKSLNETGRIVNTHYIVNSQQQQQQQQRLDYSRIQDNHENLRVVDEETSSLHPYKCQICSFTVRSVNELQVHCFVEHNGDPQKLKTSQSHQNEQQHPRDSKDHFHKRINEEMSLVRGDEKIRRKSEDS encoded by the exons ATGAATG AGATTCAAACTGTGGCGATGACAGACCCACAGTTGacgaacaacaacaacaacaacaataacaacaacaacaacaacaacaataacgaTGGAGAGCCAAAGTATTTGCacaaaaagttcaaaaagATGGCGACGAGCGAGGCGTCGGCGCCGAGCGTGGTCGAGGCCAAAAAGGATACGACCAACAGTGAAAATACGACGACAGGAGCGTCTTCCGATATGAGCCGGAAACGCGACCTCCCCAAGGAGGTCGCCAAAGAGTCTTCCAGAACCACCGAACTCGGGTCTCCCGAGTCCGAGAGCGAACCGACCGAGTCACGTAAAACCGGATACGTTTGCCCTTACTGCAAACTCTCATGTGCCAAACCGAGTGTCCTACAAAAACACATACGTGCCCACACCAATGAAAGACCTTATCCTTGTGTTCCTTGCGGCTTCGCCTTCAAAACTAAATCCAATCTCTACAAACACTGCAGATCCAGGGCTCATGCACTCAAAATGGAAGGCGGTGATCCCAGTAAG GTGTCAGAAGATTCGGATATAAGTTTGTCGGACAGCGCGAGCAACGGGACGGGAACGCCACCGCCACCGCCGcaagcgacgacgacgacgacaacgacgacgacgacgacgacatcGACATCGACGGCGATGACAACGACGTCGACGAGCCAAGGATCGTCTGTGGCGAGCGTGAAAACTGTGAAAACCGGCAAAATATACAAACCGAAATTTCACACGGGTCTTCAGAGCGTGAGCAGCGGGGAAACGACGACGGAGATTTCGATGACGTCGGGTTCGTCAAACGGATCGACGAGTAGCAGCGCCGGTGGTGCTGCCGGGAGCGGCACGAAACCAAACGCCGAAAAATTGCAGGAACATATCGACAAAATAATAACGGATAATCAGGCAATCGTGGAGGCGATCGATCCGAGGCTACACAAACTTATGCAGAGACAGCAAAGCCTCGTGGAGACCAAAAATCtcaacaacaataacaacaacgaGCAACCGTTGAATCTTTCGTCGATCGAGGAATCCTCGACGACGAGAAAGCGCTGCTACAGCGACAGTTTCGCTCAGGAAAAGAGAGACGTCACGAAAACCAATCCCGAGGGTTCGATAATAAAGGATTTACTGTTGAAATCACGTGGAGCAAGCGCCGAGGAGAATCCACTCGCGGAAAATGAAAACTTGGTTTGTTCATCGTGTAAAATCGCTTACACAAGCGCCGACAATCTCGAGGCTCATCGTCGATACTACTGTAAAGGAAGTTCTTCTTCCCCGAGCCCACGAAGGGCCGATTTTCAATTGGATCTCGATAAACGCGAGGATTACGAGAGCCCGAGGAGCTGCGATTACTACGGAGCTATTCAGCCCCTACCTTCGCCGGGACCGCTCCTAGGAAATACAAGACTCGTCGACGCCTATCCGACGCCAGCGAAAAAACAGCGGCCCGAATCCGTACCGACCAGCCTGCGATCCCTCGAAGAACTCTCCAAATATCCAAGACCGAATTCCCTCCAAATGTTCGGCGGAGAAGTTCGTATACTCGACAATTCCGGGGAAACTAAAACAATGAGAATCGAACCCCGACAAACGGGCTCACCCTCGAACGAGCATCTTGTTAACAATAACAAATGCGTCACCTCTGAAACATCCTCGATCGTCGTACGCTCGGGTCTGCACTCCGGCGGGACAATGCTTCACAAACCTCCCAACACACCAGTCACAAATTCCACTCCCAATTCCAGTATTTCACTTCCCAATACGCCCAAAATATTGGCTCCCATCATACCCAACATATCAACACCCAATCTCGCCCCTACAATGTCCTGCTACAATTATTTGGAGCCACATTTGAATCCACTCACAAATATCACTGCCTACAATCCCTTGACTCTGCCACAAGCTGGAATTGCGAGTATACTACACGCGGGTAAAGTCATACCGTACGTTCCCGGGATGCCCGGACCACACAGCCTCAATCCTAATTCCAACAATAACCTCGACATATCAACCGACCTTACGAGTCTCGAGACATCGTCCTCAACAACGACCTACAAGGTCATCCCGGGTCTGCCCGGTCTTCACGTTATCTCCCAACCGCTCGATCTCGCCAGTCCCGTTAGAGTACAAACCCCCAACATCCCCGGCATCCCCGGACCGACCTCCAACGGCCCGCATACCCTGGCAATTCCTCTCGATCTCGCGAGCAGTCCTGCCAAGGAAAATAAAActaattcgaaaaattccacCGATAATTCGAGGTCCACTTTACTCACGAGCCCCAAAATAATCACACCTAAAACGCCCACCTCGAATAACGACTTCTCCAACGTCAACGACAAATGGAGACTATCAAGGACTTGTTCGACACCGACTACGAACgagttttccaataaaaatagTAACGAGCTCGATCGCCATATCAAAAACAATCTCTCTCAGAAGTACACTTCTCTTCATGACAATCCGAGGGAGCGTAAAGAATTCAcgttcgataaaaattcgaaGATCGTCGAACCTTCTTCCTTCAATTTTAGCAACGGCGCCGATTCCAACAGTCGATCGTCGCCCAATTCTCACACCAAAAGATTTTCACCAAAAGGAACAGGGAGCGAGACCAGGAAGCGATCCTCGACCTGGAGCATCGCCGAGCTCGAGACTCCTAAATTCGAAGCTTCACCCTCCCCGACGAGCTCGTACAGCGCGCAGGACCACGAGAGATCGAGGATCGATCCGATGTCCGAAACAAAGTCAACCGTCTTAGAGCATTACACGAATTCCAACGGAATGAAACCTCGACTGGATTCGAGCTCTCAGGTTATCGTAACGAGCGTCGAAACTCATAAAACTACATATTTTCCCGGTAAAAATACCGGGGATCTTACCATCAAGCTCGATCGTCCGGAAATCAAAGTCAACGGCAACGATCTTGCTTCCAAAATCGAGAGGCCCGAAATAAAAGCCGACGAAGATACCGCCCCCGAGGAAACGAGCACGAAATTCCTTAGACCGACCTCGCTGCCCTTGAAACCTGGTACTTTTACTCCTAAACGCCACCACGGTATTACACCGACAGCTAATACCTTGCCTCTCATCAGCCCCGAGACTCCAAGACCCAAAAAATCCTACGGCCAACTTTATCTCAACGGACACGCTTACACTTACCTCGGTCTCAAATGTTCAACTCGCGTTTTCTACTGCACCGTTAATCGGCCGCAACCCATGTACGTCACTCAACAACACGGTTTGTCGATGTACTctaattggaaaatttgtaaagaaaCTCCACCCGACCTCGACATGGCGCACTACGACTCCAGACATCGTCCACCCAATTATACCGTCGCATGGAAAAAACAGGACGATATTCTAACCCACTCGTCGTATCGACCCACCACACCGACGAGCCCTGATAGCGGCCTCGAGAGCGATACTCAGGAAAAAACTCGAAGAGTCAAAATTTTCGATGGAGGCTTCGAGAGCAACGAGGATTACACTTACGTTCGAGGCAGAG gTCGGGGTCGTTACGTATGCGAAGAATGCGGCATTCGGTGTAAGAAACCATCGATGCTGAAGAAACATATCAGAACTCACACGGACGTTAGACCGTACACTTGCAAACATTGCTCGTTCag CTTCAAGACAAAGGGCAACTTGACGAAACACATGAAATCAAAAGCTCACTACAAAAAGTGCGTTGAATTGGGAGTAACGCCGGTGCCAACGTCCGTATGCGACGAGAACATAGACAAAGAGGCGATAGCACGTTTGGTAGCGGGTGGTGGAAACGCGGATGACACGtcggacgaggacgaggaaagTGATGTGGAGGAGAGCGACGAATCGGGCAGCGAAGAGCAGGAAGCAGCGCAGAGTCTTTTGAGTCTTTCTCAGAGAAGCTCGAACCGAATTCCTGGACTTTTGCCGAGCGGGAGACCGACGACTTACCCTTATGCGATGAGCTTGGCTTGCGTGACGACGAGCAGCAGCTCGTTAACGTGTCTAAGCGGAGGAACCATGGCGACGACGGCATCAACGACGACGATGAATGTCATAACGACCACGACGACGTCGGCGACGACAATGATACAAAGCGGCGAACTGTCAAATCGTTATTACTTCCCGTCAACGCGCTCTTCGACCGTTGAAGAACGTCGCGACAGCGTGATTCGTTCGTCAAAAAGCGGTGAAGATTCCGACGTTGAAATCGAAGAAACAGCCGAGCCGGAAACGCGGATTTCTGCTCAACCGATGGATCTCACGACGAGCAAAACTCCGTCGCAAATAATCGGGAATCCGAGGCCTCTTACCAACGACATTCTTACCCCGGTTTCTGAGCCCGTCCTCATGCAGACGATCGTTCAAACGATGGAACGCTTGCCCTTGCAATCAACCAGGGAATGGAAACCGGACGCCGACGGTCAAATGCTTCAAGCCTATCTCACCGAACGTCACGTTATGGACAGTAAAATGAAACAACAGTATCGTGTGGGAAATACTAAAATGGATAAACATAATCAACCTGATAATTATGGGAAAAATGTTGACTTCGTGAACTCCCGAAATACCGACTCGAGCAGCACACCCACCGTAACTTACACCAATCCAAGCAGGCTTCACCAGAATTCACTCGAAAcgagaatgatgaaaaatatctcGAAACAACACACCACGGAAGACATTAAAAtggaaataagagaaaaaatttatcaacacAACGGTGTCGCTATCGAGAGACGACCATTCGACATCGAATCACTTCACATCGACAAAGATAACAGACACGAAAATAACGATCCACGTGTTTTCAATCCCGCGGCAACACGAGCCAACGAACATCATCCGATCATGACTAAAAACAACCTCGAACGCTcaagttttcaaatggaaCCTGGACGCACAACTCCTAGCTGCCCCGATCGTCAATCCCCCAGAAATTTCAATTCTGATGTCAACAACAGAATTTTCAGCGTCTCTCAACCACCGAAGAACGAAATCGATCGAGATTCCATCTTCAAAAGTATCAACGAGATCGAGAGACCTCGAGACTCCGCGATCAAGAATTATCGCGAAATCAGATCACACGAATCGCCAACAGAAGTCAGAATTCTTTCCAGTCCCGGCTCGAGGTGTCACGAGAACGGCAACTCCCGACCTCCCAGCAGAGAAATGAGAAACTCCGCCCAGGACTATCGAGCTCAGACTTGTTTCCACGACTTTGCTTCACGATCATCTAGTCAAGAGTTCAAACTTCCTCCTCAGGAGTTGAGACCACCGAGTCGCGAATTCAAATCTCCTCTTTCCGATTCACGAACTGCTGAGCTGAACAACGTCGTTGTTGAACAATCGCGTCGACCCAGCATCAACGACGTTCGTTCACCGAGTCGTGACCAACGCAACGATCATCATCGAAATCCTCACGATATCCcgagaaacaattttgataGTCAAGCCAATTCGCAACACGAAACCAACAAATTTCAcgatctttcgagaatccaaGCCTCAATCGAGACCAGAAATTCTGAACTTGCTGAAATGAAACGTCACGAAATGGAGAGGACCAAACAGAGCATATCCGAAAGTGTCAAACACACTGTCGCCAGGAAAATGGTTGTTGGTGGACCCGGCTTCAGATCACCCTCCCCACCAGGTGGTAGCAACAAACCTCAGGCTGAATTTTTGCAACCTTCTGCCGGACCTGCTCCTAACTATGTCAG TGTGACCGAAGATGGCCGAAGTGTTTGTGGCATTTGCAACAAAGTATTTAGCAAACCGAGCCAGCTCAGATTGCACATAAACATTCATTACTTCGAAAGGCCATTCCGGTGTGAGAGTTGTGCCGTGTCCTTCAGGACAAAGGGGCACTTGACCAAGCACGAACGATCGGTTTCCCATCATAACAAG GTTAGCATGACTTCCACCTTCGGCGCTGCAACAACGAGCAATCCCAGACCGTTCAAGTGCACGGATTGTAAAATCGCCTTCCGGATTCACGGACATCTTGCCAAACACTTGCGCAGCAAAATGCACATCATGAAACTCGAATGTTTGGGCAAACTTCCCTTCGGCACTTACGCCGAAATGGAACGTTCCGGTGTTAATCTTAATGATATCGATACCACCGACTGTGATAATAGTTTAACTAGTCTCCAG